The Paenibacillus uliginis N3/975 genome has a window encoding:
- the ypeB gene encoding germination protein YpeB: MYKRISAVLFPVVTILLIGSLMWGNQVKGERDAIAINAENQYQRAFHDLSFHMDRIHSEIGNTLAVNSASQGMHRKGLMNVWRITSEAQSEISQLPLTMLPFSKTEEFLSRIANFSYKTGVRDMTKEPLSENEVKTLKTLYTNSGEITKDLQKVQNSVIANNLRWLDVDTALSKQKEHANNTIIDGFKSVNKKVETYPELDWGPSVSSMYQQRSVKMLSGMPVTEEDITRKALKFADAGNNASCQVTENGKGTDWESYTAKVQSPNGKPLSMDFTRNGGLLTSYTDEREVGAKKVSVEDAMNKADQFLANKGYRNMKAVSADPYDNLVNFTFVREQDGVLIYPEKMTVRSALDNGEVIGFQASDFVYEHKDNREIPEAKIDLAEARKTLNTDFKELYNRKALIKNDRNEDTLCYEFGGRINGSQYRLYINADTGLEETVEVVKDAQAGIS; this comes from the coding sequence ATGTATAAAAGAATAAGTGCCGTATTATTCCCTGTAGTTACAATTCTGCTTATCGGCTCACTAATGTGGGGGAACCAGGTTAAGGGAGAACGTGATGCCATTGCGATTAATGCAGAGAACCAATATCAGCGGGCTTTCCATGATCTGTCTTTTCATATGGATCGTATTCATTCGGAAATCGGTAACACGTTGGCGGTTAACTCAGCGTCTCAGGGAATGCACCGTAAAGGGCTGATGAACGTATGGCGCATTACTAGTGAAGCTCAGAGCGAGATCAGCCAGCTGCCTCTTACGATGCTGCCATTCAGCAAGACGGAGGAGTTTCTATCCAGAATCGCGAACTTCTCTTACAAAACGGGTGTCCGTGACATGACAAAAGAACCGCTTTCCGAGAATGAGGTAAAGACGTTAAAGACGCTTTACACTAATTCCGGTGAAATTACAAAGGATCTTCAGAAAGTGCAGAATTCCGTCATCGCGAATAATCTGCGTTGGCTGGACGTTGACACCGCCTTGTCAAAACAAAAGGAACATGCGAACAATACCATTATTGACGGGTTCAAAAGCGTTAACAAAAAGGTGGAAACATACCCTGAGCTTGATTGGGGTCCATCCGTAAGCAGTATGTATCAACAACGTTCGGTGAAAATGCTCTCTGGAATGCCTGTGACGGAGGAGGATATTACTCGAAAAGCACTTAAGTTTGCTGATGCAGGTAATAACGCGAGCTGTCAGGTAACCGAAAACGGTAAAGGAACGGATTGGGAGTCCTATACCGCAAAAGTACAATCTCCTAATGGGAAACCGCTGAGTATGGATTTCACGCGTAATGGCGGTCTGCTCACTTCCTATACAGACGAGCGCGAGGTTGGAGCGAAGAAAGTTTCAGTTGAGGATGCCATGAACAAGGCTGATCAATTTCTTGCAAATAAAGGATACCGAAATATGAAGGCAGTCTCCGCCGACCCTTACGATAATCTGGTGAACTTCACTTTTGTTCGTGAACAGGATGGAGTGCTAATTTATCCGGAAAAAATGACAGTTAGATCTGCTTTGGATAATGGCGAAGTTATCGGTTTTCAAGCAAGTGATTTCGTCTATGAACATAAAGATAACCGAGAAATACCAGAAGCAAAGATAGATCTTGCTGAAGCCAGAAAGACATTGAATACAGATTTCAAAGAGCTTTACAACCGCAAAGCTCTGATCAAAAATGATCGGAACGAAGATACACTTTGCTATGAGTTTGGCGGAAGGATTAACGGATCTCAATATCGATTGTATATAAATGCGGATACCGGATTGGAAGAAACGGTGGAAGTTGTTAAAGATGCACAAGCTGGCATAAGTTAA
- the prsW gene encoding glutamic-type intramembrane protease PrsW encodes MLVFSIIASALAPGLALLTYFYLKDRYDQEPLHIVVKIFLLGFLIVFPVMILQRGMILWFGDSPVVNSLIISAGVEELLKWFVLYHLIFNHIEFDEPYDGILYATAISLGFATVENVMYAWYSQAAFGPMMIRALLPVSGHAMFGVIMGYYIGHAKFTDGKSSRGFLLLSLLLPWMWHGLYDLILSMMTHYWLWFIIPLMVLLWYGGMGKISRANNRSPFRIIKRDEEVKT; translated from the coding sequence GTGCTGGTGTTCTCGATCATAGCGTCTGCTTTGGCGCCGGGTCTCGCCTTGCTCACATATTTTTACCTGAAGGATAGGTATGATCAGGAACCGCTGCATATCGTCGTTAAGATATTTTTGCTCGGGTTTCTAATCGTATTTCCCGTTATGATATTACAGCGGGGAATGATATTATGGTTTGGCGATAGCCCGGTGGTCAATTCTCTGATCATTTCAGCGGGTGTGGAAGAGTTATTGAAATGGTTTGTGTTATATCATCTTATTTTTAACCATATAGAGTTTGATGAACCGTACGACGGCATTCTGTATGCGACAGCTATTTCATTGGGTTTTGCTACAGTGGAGAACGTCATGTATGCGTGGTACAGTCAGGCTGCTTTCGGTCCAATGATGATCCGTGCTTTGCTGCCGGTGTCAGGACATGCAATGTTTGGTGTCATAATGGGGTATTACATTGGACACGCAAAGTTCACCGATGGAAAGTCAAGCAGGGGCTTTCTGCTTCTTTCCCTGCTGCTACCTTGGATGTGGCATGGACTTTACGACTTAATCCTCAGTATGATGACTCATTACTGGTTATGGTTTATTATTCCATTAATGGTTCTTCTGTGGTACGGAGGTATGGGTAAAATATCACGGGCGAATAACCGATCACCTTTCCGCATTATTAAGCGGGATGAAGAGGTTAAAACCTAA
- a CDS encoding genetic competence negative regulator, with product MKIERLSQDKIRIFLTFDDLSERGIQKEEMWQEIPKVYDLFTEMMDQAYSELGFDATGPLAVEVFALPAQGMVVIVTRGKYDHHFGGLSEDEMPDEIYEMEVTLEQSGSIIYAFSDFEVLIEAAHMLKDLVDGAGTLYHYLDKWFLWMDPEQLNSEKQAAIIALLAEFGNSSPVTEAVLEEYGKAVMPQQAVQTICNHFPRSK from the coding sequence ATGAAAATAGAGCGCTTGAGTCAAGATAAGATACGGATTTTCCTCACGTTTGACGATCTGAGTGAGCGTGGGATCCAGAAGGAAGAAATGTGGCAGGAAATACCCAAAGTGTATGACCTGTTTACTGAAATGATGGATCAAGCATACAGTGAGCTCGGATTTGATGCCACGGGCCCATTAGCCGTTGAAGTGTTTGCTCTGCCGGCTCAAGGGATGGTGGTTATTGTAACGAGAGGAAAGTACGATCACCATTTTGGCGGCTTGTCGGAAGATGAAATGCCTGATGAGATTTATGAAATGGAAGTAACTTTGGAACAAAGCGGCAGCATCATATATGCTTTTAGCGATTTCGAGGTGCTTATTGAAGCCGCCCATATGTTGAAGGATTTAGTCGACGGGGCTGGCACGCTCTATCACTATTTGGATAAATGGTTTTTATGGATGGATCCTGAGCAGTTAAACAGTGAGAAACAGGCTGCAATTATCGCTTTGTTGGCCGAATTCGGGAATTCATCTCCGGTAACAGAAGCTGTGTTGGAGGAATATGGAAAAGCCGTTATGCCTCAGCAAGCGGTACAAACGATCTGCAACCATTTTCCGCGCAGCAAATAA
- a CDS encoding polysaccharide deacetylase family protein, translating into MVKKTTALLLAASLLLSACGSKEENHHQPPKITAGDESTMNQSNETPNESQNTVEAPNKDPNPNEATTTDPTDKNEAETDKNQTKPKEQSPVQPQYHMNKIYNIVPNDEVTEKKVVLLTFDDGPKDKTMINNLIDTLDKHDAKAIFFVNGYRVKQNPELLKLIHDRGQIIGNHSWDHIDLRKQNFQETKKQIEDVQKIVMKTIGEKPKFFRPPFGSGGDDVKNIARDNNLLFMTWSNGSLDWESKSKNNPDAVINNVMEQLHPGSNILMHELPWTVEALDTLLTKLEKKGYSFVDPRNIEPKMR; encoded by the coding sequence ATGGTTAAAAAGACAACGGCGCTGCTACTTGCAGCCAGCTTATTGCTTAGCGCTTGTGGATCAAAAGAAGAAAATCATCATCAACCTCCCAAGATAACTGCCGGCGACGAATCGACAATGAACCAAAGTAACGAGACACCGAATGAAAGTCAGAATACTGTCGAGGCACCGAACAAAGATCCGAACCCTAACGAGGCAACTACAACAGATCCAACGGACAAAAATGAAGCTGAGACTGATAAAAATCAGACGAAACCGAAGGAGCAATCACCTGTACAACCTCAATATCACATGAACAAGATATACAATATTGTGCCTAATGACGAGGTAACCGAGAAAAAGGTTGTTCTGTTGACTTTCGATGATGGACCTAAGGATAAAACGATGATTAATAATCTTATCGATACTCTGGATAAGCATGATGCTAAAGCCATCTTTTTCGTCAATGGCTATCGTGTAAAACAAAATCCTGAGCTTTTGAAGCTGATACATGACCGGGGTCAGATTATCGGCAATCATAGTTGGGACCATATCGATCTGAGAAAGCAGAATTTTCAGGAAACCAAAAAACAAATTGAGGATGTACAAAAAATCGTCATGAAGACCATCGGAGAGAAACCGAAATTTTTCCGACCTCCATTCGGCTCCGGTGGAGATGATGTCAAAAATATCGCAAGAGATAATAATCTGCTCTTCATGACCTGGTCTAACGGCTCCCTGGACTGGGAAAGTAAAAGCAAAAACAACCCTGATGCGGTCATTAATAACGTTATGGAACAGCTTCATCCCGGAAGCAATATTCTCATGCATGAGCTTCCTTGGACCGTAGAAGCACTGGATACCCTTCTAACCAAGCTGGAAAAGAAAGGCTATAGCTTCGTGGATCCACGAAACATTGAGCCGAAGATGAGATAA
- a CDS encoding metallophosphoesterase, with product MIVWLSIVAGAIALGTFGWMSIEAYGYRVRKETVESDMLPASFQDYRILFMSDIHRRKLSAKRLQTLNLKPDCILLGGDITEKGVPWNRFRHNLKVLSRIAPVYAVLGNHDLKAGRQSIEELLNDTGTCLLKDRTLILDKNGESIALSGIMQPATRKHPYSSFKGCPKKGQYHIILVHDPIWIQEKTNISANLILSGHTHGGQIILPLLGAVRLEGFYKKYSADWYNLPHKASSLHSNVQLLISRGFGTSHIPFRLGCPSEFHLITLQKKP from the coding sequence TTGATTGTATGGTTAAGTATAGTAGCAGGGGCTATTGCCCTTGGTACGTTTGGCTGGATGAGCATAGAAGCTTACGGTTACAGAGTGCGGAAAGAAACCGTGGAATCAGATATGCTTCCCGCCTCATTCCAAGACTATCGGATTTTGTTTATGTCCGATATTCACCGTCGAAAGCTTTCAGCGAAGAGGCTTCAAACACTGAATTTAAAACCTGACTGCATCTTACTAGGCGGAGATATTACGGAGAAGGGTGTTCCTTGGAATCGATTTCGCCATAATCTGAAAGTTCTGTCTCGGATAGCGCCTGTTTATGCGGTTCTCGGTAATCATGATCTAAAGGCAGGAAGGCAGTCCATCGAAGAGCTGCTGAATGATACCGGTACCTGTTTATTGAAAGATAGGACCCTGATACTGGATAAAAATGGTGAATCGATCGCATTGAGCGGTATAATGCAACCTGCAACACGTAAACATCCCTATAGCTCGTTTAAGGGGTGTCCGAAAAAAGGACAGTATCATATCATATTGGTCCATGATCCAATCTGGATTCAAGAAAAGACAAATATTTCTGCCAACTTGATCTTATCCGGACACACTCATGGCGGACAAATCATTCTTCCGCTGCTGGGAGCTGTGCGTCTGGAAGGGTTTTATAAGAAGTACAGTGCAGATTGGTACAATCTTCCTCATAAAGCTTCTTCGCTTCATTCCAATGTACAGTTGCTGATTAGCCGGGGATTTGGCACTTCTCATATTCCTTTTCGTTTAGGATGTCCGTCCGAATTTCATCTTATCACTCTGCAAAAAAAGCCTTGA
- a CDS encoding CPBP family intramembrane glutamic endopeptidase — protein sequence MKKFKIKIKKIEPHQLNDRLLLINLYLTQGLTLIVGLIWILFQNRNPFQLLALPSNGLFALWGLGLALSMFLIDMILSRIVPENSMDDGGINEMLFRKRPVWHIVIIAFIVSVCEELLFRGAIQHAFGPYWTSILFALIHVRYLKHWIPTGWVFLSSYGLGYIYIESGTLWAPIICHFAIDLISGMVIRFRRKEDNERA from the coding sequence ATGAAAAAATTCAAAATCAAAATCAAAAAAATTGAGCCGCATCAATTAAACGACCGGCTGCTGCTGATTAATTTATATTTAACTCAGGGGTTAACACTTATAGTCGGCTTAATCTGGATATTGTTTCAGAACCGGAATCCTTTTCAATTGCTTGCTCTGCCTTCAAACGGTCTGTTTGCCCTGTGGGGTCTGGGACTTGCATTGTCGATGTTTCTGATCGATATGATTCTGTCCAGAATTGTGCCGGAAAACAGCATGGATGACGGCGGAATTAATGAAATGCTGTTTAGAAAAAGGCCAGTGTGGCATATCGTAATCATTGCTTTTATAGTATCTGTGTGTGAAGAGCTTCTGTTCCGAGGAGCGATTCAACACGCTTTTGGTCCTTACTGGACCAGTATTTTGTTTGCTCTCATACATGTACGTTACTTAAAACACTGGATTCCGACAGGTTGGGTGTTTTTGAGCAGTTATGGGCTAGGGTATATTTATATCGAATCAGGCACACTTTGGGCACCGATTATTTGTCATTTTGCCATTGATTTAATATCAGGAATGGTGATTCGTTTTCGGAGGAAAGAAGATAATGAACGAGCTTAG
- the serA gene encoding phosphoglycerate dehydrogenase, with the protein MFKVLVSDPISDLGIQQLMDAPDVQVDKKTGLTEDELTAIIGEYDGLLVRSQTRVTERIMNAGTKLKVVGRAGVGVDNIDLEAATKRGIVVINAPDGNTITTAEHTFAMMIALARHIPQAYAKTVSGTWDRKSFLGVELRNKTLGVMGMGRIGSEVAKRAKAFGMNILAFDPFLTEERADKLEVKLASVDAIIRNADFITVHTPLTPETRHMIARPQFEVMKPGMRIVNCARGGIIDELALVEAIDEGIVAGAAFDVFEQEPPQEDHPFLKHPKVIVTPHLGASTVEAQENVAIDVSEQVLNILRNEPFKNAVNFPLVAASVMSKLQPYFPLGEKLGSFAAQITAHAVNEIHVDYAGELAEVDNQALTRYIVKGVLERHLGSEVNIVNAMHLAKNRDLHVVVSQTPKTKGFTNLVTVTLKTQNGGERLVAGTLLHGYGERIVRLDKFPVDIAPEGHQILISHNDKPGIIGRVGTLLGENNVNIASMQVGRKVIGGEAIMFLTVDKDVPKDVLVKLTGLHDLNTAQEIVLP; encoded by the coding sequence ATGTTTAAAGTATTGGTATCGGATCCGATTAGCGACTTAGGTATCCAGCAGCTGATGGATGCACCCGATGTGCAGGTAGACAAAAAAACAGGGCTCACGGAAGATGAGCTCACTGCCATCATCGGTGAGTATGACGGACTTCTAGTCAGAAGCCAGACTCGTGTCACAGAACGAATTATGAATGCAGGCACTAAACTTAAAGTAGTAGGCCGTGCCGGCGTCGGGGTGGATAACATCGATTTGGAAGCTGCCACCAAGCGCGGTATTGTAGTCATCAATGCACCTGACGGCAACACGATCACCACAGCTGAACATACTTTCGCTATGATGATTGCTTTAGCCCGTCATATTCCGCAGGCTTATGCCAAGACTGTATCCGGCACATGGGACCGTAAATCATTCTTAGGGGTAGAGCTTCGTAACAAGACCCTCGGTGTAATGGGAATGGGACGTATCGGCAGTGAGGTTGCCAAACGAGCCAAAGCTTTCGGTATGAATATTCTTGCATTTGATCCGTTTCTGACTGAAGAGCGTGCAGATAAATTGGAGGTAAAACTAGCATCCGTTGACGCCATTATCCGCAATGCGGATTTCATTACCGTCCATACGCCACTTACTCCAGAAACAAGACACATGATTGCAAGACCGCAGTTTGAAGTCATGAAACCAGGAATGCGTATCGTGAACTGTGCACGTGGTGGAATCATTGACGAGCTGGCGCTCGTGGAAGCCATTGATGAAGGCATTGTAGCTGGTGCTGCATTTGATGTGTTCGAACAAGAGCCTCCTCAAGAGGATCATCCGTTCCTGAAACATCCTAAAGTCATTGTCACTCCTCATTTGGGTGCGTCCACGGTCGAAGCCCAAGAGAACGTGGCTATCGATGTATCCGAACAGGTGCTGAATATCTTGCGGAACGAGCCATTTAAAAATGCTGTCAACTTCCCTCTCGTAGCAGCCAGTGTAATGAGCAAGTTGCAACCTTACTTCCCACTCGGGGAAAAGCTTGGCAGTTTTGCTGCTCAAATTACTGCACATGCGGTTAATGAAATACATGTGGACTATGCTGGTGAACTTGCCGAAGTGGATAATCAGGCACTGACCCGCTACATTGTAAAAGGCGTACTTGAACGCCATCTCGGCAGTGAAGTGAATATCGTGAATGCAATGCACCTTGCCAAGAACCGTGATCTGCATGTTGTCGTATCTCAAACACCAAAAACCAAAGGTTTCACCAACCTGGTCACTGTTACATTGAAAACGCAAAACGGTGGCGAGCGCCTGGTTGCTGGAACACTGCTACACGGTTACGGCGAACGTATCGTACGTCTGGATAAATTCCCGGTTGACATTGCACCAGAGGGGCATCAAATCTTGATCTCCCACAATGATAAACCAGGCATTATCGGACGAGTTGGTACTCTCTTGGGTGAGAATAATGTCAATATCGCATCCATGCAGGTTGGCCGTAAAGTGATTGGCGGGGAAGCTATCATGTTCCTCACTGTAGATAAAGATGTGCCGAAGGACGTGCTTGTAAAGCTTACTGGGCTTCACGATCTGAATACCGCACAAGAAATCGTACTTCCTTAA
- a CDS encoding ATP-binding protein gives MNFWRSLVGKLWITITCLVACVLLTLGLFLLPYIDTVFTNSEDIKRLFTYASIIGFSMTTFFGLFLLTKITQPMQKLIQAANAIRKGKYGTRLDLVTSDEIGELANTFNHMAAELETTIRSLNHEKEHLASVLRSMSDAVITFDNNGDVILVNPPGQDIMKTWQGLQWDEDLEGGGWAADVMPEPLSALFYKTMQEGKDQSTDLHVKQGVWEAHMAPLYSDDVIRGAVVVLRNITEQVKLEKMRTDFIANVSHEIRTPLSMMQGYSEALLDGMATSPEESEELIQVIHEESLRMGRLVKDLLDLTRMEAGHSELLCRQMDAGDLCERVYRKFAVRAKERGIELRLDKLHPDLTLDSADEDKLEQVLTNLLDNAFRHTPEGKVIRITADRVHLQSGVALKIVISDQGVGIPSEDVPFVFDRFYKADKARVRGESVGTGIGLAIVKNIVESHKGAISVNSVVGEGTEFTLFIPAELVK, from the coding sequence GTGAACTTCTGGAGATCACTCGTCGGCAAGCTGTGGATTACGATTACATGTCTTGTTGCCTGTGTCCTGCTGACACTAGGACTGTTTCTGCTTCCTTATATTGATACCGTATTTACAAATTCCGAAGATATTAAAAGGTTATTTACGTATGCGTCGATTATCGGTTTTTCGATGACGACCTTCTTTGGGTTGTTTCTTCTTACTAAGATTACACAGCCGATGCAGAAGCTGATTCAGGCAGCCAATGCGATCCGTAAGGGTAAGTATGGAACGCGGCTGGATCTTGTCACCAGTGATGAGATTGGCGAACTGGCCAACACCTTCAATCACATGGCCGCTGAATTGGAAACAACGATTCGGAGTCTGAACCATGAAAAGGAGCATTTGGCTAGTGTGCTGCGCAGTATGAGTGATGCAGTGATTACTTTTGATAATAATGGTGATGTTATTTTGGTGAATCCGCCCGGTCAGGATATCATGAAAACCTGGCAGGGTCTGCAATGGGATGAAGACCTAGAAGGGGGCGGATGGGCTGCTGATGTCATGCCTGAGCCGCTTAGCGCTTTGTTCTACAAAACCATGCAAGAAGGCAAAGACCAAAGTACAGACCTGCATGTAAAGCAAGGAGTTTGGGAAGCCCACATGGCACCTCTTTACTCGGATGATGTGATTCGTGGTGCTGTTGTAGTTCTGCGCAATATCACAGAGCAGGTGAAGCTGGAGAAGATGCGTACCGACTTTATCGCGAACGTCTCCCATGAAATCCGTACTCCGCTGTCGATGATGCAGGGTTACAGTGAAGCGCTCCTGGACGGTATGGCGACTTCTCCGGAGGAAAGTGAAGAACTGATTCAGGTTATTCATGAAGAGTCGCTTCGTATGGGAAGGTTAGTAAAAGACCTGCTGGATCTAACGAGAATGGAGGCTGGTCATTCGGAGCTGCTCTGTCGCCAAATGGATGCCGGTGATCTATGTGAGCGAGTGTACCGGAAATTTGCGGTTCGGGCAAAAGAGCGGGGTATCGAGTTGCGTTTAGACAAATTGCACCCTGATCTGACTTTAGATTCTGCGGATGAAGACAAGCTGGAACAAGTGTTGACGAATCTGTTGGATAACGCTTTCCGTCACACACCTGAAGGAAAGGTTATCCGTATTACAGCAGACCGCGTGCATCTGCAGTCCGGCGTTGCTCTCAAAATCGTAATTTCCGATCAGGGGGTAGGGATACCTTCGGAAGATGTTCCGTTTGTGTTTGACCGGTTTTATAAAGCAGATAAAGCCCGTGTACGTGGAGAATCTGTAGGCACTGGAATCGGACTTGCTATTGTAAAAAATATTGTAGAATCGCATAAAGGTGCGATATCCGTCAACAGTGTGGTTGGAGAAGGGACTGAATTTACCCTCTTTATTCCGGCGGAATTGGTAAAATAA
- a CDS encoding response regulator transcription factor, whose product MTEHGNRILVVDDEERIRRLLKMYLEKEGYEIDEAEDGETALRKATNEDYGLILLDIMLPGIDGVEVCSRLRQVKSTPILMLTAKGEEINRVQGFEVGADDYVVKPFSPREVIYRVKAILRRSSATAYLSKETNPSNSIVFPHLVIEHDAHRVTAGGQEISLTPKEYELLHYLASSPDKVFSREELLKDVWNYEFFGDLRTVDTHVKRLREKLNKVSAEAAAMITTVWGVGYKLEVPK is encoded by the coding sequence ATGACAGAGCATGGAAATCGCATCTTGGTGGTAGACGATGAAGAACGCATTAGGCGCTTGCTGAAAATGTATCTTGAAAAAGAAGGATATGAAATCGATGAAGCTGAGGACGGAGAAACAGCTCTTCGGAAGGCGACCAACGAAGATTACGGTCTGATTCTGCTGGATATTATGCTACCAGGCATAGACGGTGTTGAGGTATGTTCTCGTCTGCGCCAGGTGAAATCCACCCCGATTCTGATGCTGACGGCAAAAGGCGAAGAAATCAATCGTGTTCAGGGCTTTGAAGTTGGAGCAGACGACTATGTTGTGAAACCATTCAGCCCTCGAGAGGTTATTTATCGGGTTAAAGCGATTTTGCGCCGTTCATCAGCGACAGCTTATTTGTCAAAAGAAACAAACCCAAGCAACAGCATCGTATTTCCTCATCTTGTAATTGAGCATGATGCCCACCGTGTTACAGCCGGGGGACAGGAAATTAGTTTGACACCGAAAGAATATGAATTATTACATTATTTGGCTTCTTCACCGGATAAGGTGTTTTCTCGTGAAGAATTGCTAAAGGATGTTTGGAATTATGAATTTTTTGGAGATCTCCGTACAGTGGACACTCACGTCAAGCGTCTGCGCGAGAAGCTTAACAAGGTATCAGCAGAAGCTGCAGCGATGATTACGACAGTATGGGGAGTAGGTTACAAACTGGAGGTTCCCAAGTAA
- the ccsB gene encoding c-type cytochrome biogenesis protein CcsB, whose translation MSLVDFSSDAFIVAFLLYCLSFTFYGMAVLGKRFRKRDPEAHVTKWGKIAFVTATIGLICHLVYFFTRWAGSGHVPVSNMYEFMTFLSMAIMIAFLVLYFLYKKSMLGLFALPLAILIMAYAAVFPQEVQPLIPSLQSYWLGIHVTLAALGDAFFAVGFVAGLMYLLRTVNFNEKDKQSRREQRWLELCMFAIVVLLGFIVSVYSFRAAGYHAEFNQTNIDPATETSTIVKVDYDMPPLVAPYNSETISMQPFLGMKSPLFEAPSWMHGINAGRKFNTVVWSVVSGIILYGLIRLVIRRPIAKVIQPVLNRLDPDDLDEISYRAIAIGFPIFTLGGLIFAMIWAEVAWGRFWGWDPKEVWALITWLFYSVYLHLRLSKGWQGKKSSWLTVIGFIVVMFTLVGVNLIIAGLHSYAGTD comes from the coding sequence ATGAGTCTAGTGGATTTTAGCAGCGACGCTTTTATTGTTGCGTTTTTACTTTATTGTTTGTCGTTTACTTTTTACGGCATGGCCGTATTGGGAAAGCGTTTTAGAAAAAGAGATCCGGAGGCCCACGTAACGAAATGGGGTAAGATTGCGTTCGTTACAGCTACCATAGGCCTGATTTGTCATCTGGTTTACTTCTTTACCCGTTGGGCGGGATCAGGTCATGTACCTGTGAGTAACATGTATGAATTCATGACGTTCCTATCGATGGCGATCATGATTGCATTTCTGGTATTGTATTTTCTTTATAAAAAATCGATGCTCGGTTTGTTTGCACTGCCCCTTGCCATTCTGATTATGGCATATGCTGCCGTGTTTCCGCAGGAAGTGCAGCCGCTTATTCCTTCTTTGCAATCCTATTGGCTGGGCATTCATGTTACTTTGGCTGCGCTCGGTGATGCATTCTTCGCTGTAGGTTTTGTGGCGGGTTTAATGTATCTGCTAAGAACAGTCAATTTTAACGAAAAGGACAAACAATCACGCCGAGAACAGCGTTGGCTTGAATTGTGCATGTTTGCCATTGTTGTTCTACTTGGCTTTATCGTATCGGTATACAGCTTCCGGGCTGCAGGTTATCATGCTGAGTTTAACCAGACAAATATTGACCCTGCGACAGAAACTAGTACAATAGTAAAAGTGGATTATGATATGCCCCCATTGGTTGCACCTTACAACAGTGAGACGATTAGCATGCAGCCATTCCTTGGGATGAAATCCCCGCTGTTTGAAGCACCTTCTTGGATGCACGGCATCAATGCTGGTCGTAAGTTTAATACTGTAGTGTGGTCGGTAGTTAGCGGCATTATCTTATACGGGCTGATAAGACTTGTTATTCGCAGACCCATTGCCAAGGTTATTCAACCGGTATTGAACAGGCTGGATCCGGATGATCTGGACGAAATCAGTTACCGTGCCATCGCAATCGGTTTCCCAATCTTTACTCTCGGCGGTCTTATATTTGCAATGATTTGGGCTGAAGTCGCGTGGGGACGTTTTTGGGGCTGGGACCCGAAAGAGGTATGGGCTCTCATTACATGGCTCTTCTACAGTGTATATTTGCACCTGCGTCTCTCCAAAGGCTGGCAGGGAAAGAAATCTTCGTGGCTTACCGTAATCGGCTTTATAGTTGTTATGTTTACACTGGTTGGCGTCAATTTGATTATTGCTGGCCTCCATTCCTATGCCGGAACGGATTAA